The genomic segment AGCCCGCGATATCGGCGATATAGCTGCGGCTGGTGGTGGACTGGTCACGGTCGAGCACGGCGAAACTCAGATCCTCGACATCCATATTGATGCCCAGCCCGATCACGATCATCAGAAGAAGACTGCCGACCAGCGCCATGGTCAGCCGGATCGGGTCTCGCTGCAGCTGCAGGCTTTCCAGCTGCGAATAGCTGAGCAGCCGCCGCAGGCTGAAGCCGGATTGCGGCGCGGGATGCGCCACCTCGACTGGCGGGGCAGCCGGGGTCTCAGGCGGGGGTGCCGTCTCGCCAATCGCCTCTTCCAGATAGGCGATGAAGGCATCCTCCAGCGTGGCGCAGCCTTTGGTCTTGGTGATGCCCTCGGCGGTATCCGAGACCAGCACCTTGCCCGCATGCATCAGGCTGATGCGGTCGCACCATTCCGCCTCGTTCATGAAATGGGTCGAGACGAAGATCGTCACGCCATCCTTGCGCGACAGTTCCGCCAGAATACGCCAGAAGCCGTTCCTCGCCACCGGGTCGACGCCCGAGGTCGGCTCGTCAAGGATAAGGATCTCGGGCGCGTGGATCATCGCCACCGCCAGCGACAGACGCTGGCGAATGCCCAAGGGCAGCGCCTCGGGCAGGCTGTCGATAACATCGCCCAGATCAAAGCGGGCGATCATCTCGGACACGCGTCCGGGGATCTTCTCCGCAGGCATATTGAAAAGCCGCGCATGCAGCTCAAGGTTCTGCCGCACCGTCAGCTCGGAATAGAGCGAGAAGGCCTGGGACATGAAACCGACCCGACGACGCACGGCAAGGTCACTCGCATCGACCTCATGGCCGAAAAGCTTCGCACGGCCCTCGGTCGGCTCCAAAAGCCCCGTGAGCATTTTCATCGTCGTTGTCTTGCCGCAGCCGTTCGAGCCGAGGAAGCCGAAAATCTCGCCCTTCGGTATGCGGAAGGACACGCTATCGACCGCAACGAAATCACCAAAGCGCTGTGTCAGCCCCTCGGCCTCGATGGCGATCTCGCTGTTACCGCCCGCGCGCGGCGGGATCACCACGGCGCTGTCCTCGCCCCGGTCCTCTTCGGGCAACAACGCGATGAAGGCGGCGTCGAGGTTCTCCGCGCCGGTGCGCGACAAAAGATCCGCCGTGGTGCCGGTCGCCAGCACTCGGCCCGCATTCATCGCGACCAGCCAGTCGAACCGCGCGGCTTCTTCCATATAGGCGGTGGCGGTAATCACGCTCATCTGCGGCCGCGTCACACGGATGCGGTCGATCAGATCCCAGAATTGCCGCCGCGACAGCGGATCAACGCCGGTGGTCGGCTCGTCAAGGATCAGGAAATCCGGATCATGGATCAGCGCACAGCACAGCCCCAGCTTTTGCTTCATGCCGCCCGACAGCTTTGCCGCCGGCCGGGCGCGAAAGGGCGTCATCCCGGTCGCGGCCAGAAGATCGGCGATGCGGCGGTCGCGCTCGGCCTTGTTGTGGCCGAAAAGCGAGCCGAAGAAATCAAGGTTCTCCTCGACCGAAAGCGTCGGATAAAGGTTCTTCCCCAGCCCCTGCGGCATATAGGCGATGCGCGGGCAGACGCGATTGCGATGCGCCACATCGCGCATATCGCCGCCCAGAACCTCGACCTTGCCGTCCTGGATCACCCGCGCACCGGCCAGCAGGGACAAAAGGCTCGACTTCCCGACCCCGTCCGGACCGATCAGCCCGACCATGCGGCCCGAAGGGATTTCCAGCGTCACATCATCCAGCGCCGTGACCTTGCCGTAGCGCAGTGTCAGGCCGGAAACTCCGGCGACAGGACCAGAAGCGGGACCGGTCATTTCACGACATTTGCAAGAAAGTCGGGCCAGGCGGTATTGGGGTCAAGCCGCAGATAAGCCATGCCCGGCAGGCCGGTTTTGACATATTCGATATGGCGGGCCAGCAGCTCCGGATCGATGCGGGCACGAACGCGGAACATCAGCTTCTCGCGCTCATCGGCGGTCTCGACCGTCTTCGGTGTGAACTGCGCCACATCGGCAACGTAGGAGACCGTGGCCGGGATCACCAGCTCCTGCGCTGCATCCATCACGAGGCGTACCTCGGATCCCACCTGCACCCTGCCAACCTGCGAGGTCGGCAGGAAGACCGTCATATAGACATCGCCCAGATCGACAAGGCTGAGGATACGTCCGCCCGAGCCGACGATCTCACCCTCTTGCGCGATACGATACTGGATGCGGCCAGAGCGCGGCGCTTTCAGCGTGGCATCGTCCAGCGTGGCCTGGATCGCATCGATCGAAGCCTTTGCCGCATCTACGGCGGCACCTGCATCAACGACCTGAGCCTCGGCGCTGCTCACCCCGGCCAGCGCCGCTGCATGGCTTGCTTCTGCCGAAGCCACCCCTGCACGGGCCTGGGCGTCACGGGCACGATCATCATCGAGCACCTGCTGCGAAATCGCGTTGGATCTGACCAGCTGCTCAGAGCGCGCCAGCCGCAGTGCGGCGGCTTCGGCAACCGACGCCGCCTGATCAACCGCTGCCAGCGCCGCGCGTTCCTGCGCCTCTGCCTGAGCCACCAGCGCCTTTGCGGTCTCGACACCGATCTCGGCCCGGGCAAGCTGCGCCTCGGACTGGCGTTTCTGCGCGTTCAGCTGAACGACGTCCATCTGAACCAGAACATCGCCGGCCTTGACCAGATCACCCTCAGCTGCATTGATTGCAGCGATCCGCCCGCCGGTCAGTGCCGCGATATCGACCTCCGTTGCCTCGATCCGACCATTGGCACTGGTAAAACCTGTCGGCAGACCCGCAGGCTGCAGCCGGTTCCAGGTCAACCACCCAAGTGCAGCTACAACGGCGAGGCCGCCCAGAATGATGGTGTTCCTGCTCGGTTTTGCCATGACCCGCCTCTGATGATGTGCTGATAGATACGTTGCGTATATTCTTCTGCGGTTTTCACTTTACAGATTGCAGTTGTCAACACTCGCTGACGCTGGAGAAATCCTATATTTTAAATACACATAAGTAAGCTGCCGATTGTTATCAGTCGATAAAACAGCTAAGCATAGCACCCTGATCTGAGCTAGATACGAAATATGTCATCGATCAGGGAACGACCACCAGTTGCATTTGTCAGGCACAGCGAACGAAACGAACAACGTATGCCCAGAACAGCGACATTAGCCAGCGGCACCGGCCGCAATTCGGGCCGCCAAAGTGGCAAAGAACGCATTTCGAATGCAGCGATGCTGCTTTTTGCCCGGATGCCTTATTGCGACACCAGTCTACGCGACATTGCGGCCGCCGCAGAGGTCGATGTGGC from the Rhodobacter xanthinilyticus genome contains:
- a CDS encoding HlyD family secretion protein, producing the protein MAKPSRNTIILGGLAVVAALGWLTWNRLQPAGLPTGFTSANGRIEATEVDIAALTGGRIAAINAAEGDLVKAGDVLVQMDVVQLNAQKRQSEAQLARAEIGVETAKALVAQAEAQERAALAAVDQAASVAEAAALRLARSEQLVRSNAISQQVLDDDRARDAQARAGVASAEASHAAALAGVSSAEAQVVDAGAAVDAAKASIDAIQATLDDATLKAPRSGRIQYRIAQEGEIVGSGGRILSLVDLGDVYMTVFLPTSQVGRVQVGSEVRLVMDAAQELVIPATVSYVADVAQFTPKTVETADEREKLMFRVRARIDPELLARHIEYVKTGLPGMAYLRLDPNTAWPDFLANVVK
- the rbbA gene encoding ribosome-associated ATPase/putative transporter RbbA; the encoded protein is MTGPASGPVAGVSGLTLRYGKVTALDDVTLEIPSGRMVGLIGPDGVGKSSLLSLLAGARVIQDGKVEVLGGDMRDVAHRNRVCPRIAYMPQGLGKNLYPTLSVEENLDFFGSLFGHNKAERDRRIADLLAATGMTPFRARPAAKLSGGMKQKLGLCCALIHDPDFLILDEPTTGVDPLSRRQFWDLIDRIRVTRPQMSVITATAYMEEAARFDWLVAMNAGRVLATGTTADLLSRTGAENLDAAFIALLPEEDRGEDSAVVIPPRAGGNSEIAIEAEGLTQRFGDFVAVDSVSFRIPKGEIFGFLGSNGCGKTTTMKMLTGLLEPTEGRAKLFGHEVDASDLAVRRRVGFMSQAFSLYSELTVRQNLELHARLFNMPAEKIPGRVSEMIARFDLGDVIDSLPEALPLGIRQRLSLAVAMIHAPEILILDEPTSGVDPVARNGFWRILAELSRKDGVTIFVSTHFMNEAEWCDRISLMHAGKVLVSDTAEGITKTKGCATLEDAFIAYLEEAIGETAPPPETPAAPPVEVAHPAPQSGFSLRRLLSYSQLESLQLQRDPIRLTMALVGSLLLMIVIGLGINMDVEDLSFAVLDRDQSTTSRSYIADIAGSRYFIEQPPLTSYDEIDARMRSGELALAIEIPPGFAADIAAGRTVQVGAWFDGANPTRANTVQGYVQGMHGDWILRQARELYGDAATSGSFELVTRYRYNPDVRSLNAMVPAIIPLLLLMIPAILTTLSVARERELGSIINFYVTPVTRLEFLLGKQLPYIALAMLNFFLMMAMAVTFFAVPFNGSFLGFTLSALIYVTATTALGFLVSVFIASQVAALFATAMLTMIPAVSYSGLIDPVSSLSGFGRVLGEIYPSTWFITAARGAFSKAFGMAELAGPMLAMGIAIPVIIGLAAAFLEKQAK